DNA from Daucus carota subsp. sativus chromosome 1, DH1 v3.0, whole genome shotgun sequence:
GGATCATTGGAACTTTAATGCTCAACCGTCGTTGGAGACAAGCATATTTCCTGTTTCTCTACGatctactccctccatcccaaattagatgagccttttggcaaaaaaatttatcccaaaatagttgagctTCTCCCTTTTCAATGCATATTTATCAACCATCTTCCATCCTTACCCTCTCTTATTTATCATTCCAATGAACCACTAGCTAATATACAATAAGaagtcaacacaataaatatgggcAAAGATGGAAAAAAAACAACCATTTAATATtacttaatatgtgtgaaatgagcaaaaggGTCATATAAAttaggatggagggagtaaaagACAATGTTATCGTGTCTCTGCGCATTGCCAAATTGCGCAGGAATGTTTAAGGCTTGAAGTCTTGCATGATGATGCAAAATACCACTGATCTTTCTGATCAATGTTTATCAGTATCATTGCTTTATGCATTTGTTTTTCCATCCACTCTTTTGAATCATCAATTTCAGTCTTGTCTGTTGTTGCATAGAATCTAATTCTTACTCATGAGTCATAACTaagttttattcagaaaaaaaaaaaattaaaaatatattatggaatattttaaaagagtcttaaaaaacgtgccaaaaagtaacgtatacAGTTCATTGGCACGGAGGAAGTAGTGTTTATAATCTTTTgagtaaagtgcattttgtgaACCTGCACTTTAAACGAAGCGAGACACCACTTGCAATATTACACTTCTAAAACCACCACATGCAACCCGATACAATTTATGCACTCTTTTCTATAATTCTTAACGCCGTTAACAGACAAAGGAGTATTTTGTATAATTTCACCACTGTAACGGTTTTTTTGTTCTTCGTTTTGCCATTTAATGAAACTGCAACCCTCCCAAATCATTTTACAGCCTCACCTAACCCTAATTTTCCAGCTATCATATGAGACAACTTCGGGAAAATTAGGGCTCCGTGAGATTGTATAATTATTTGAAGAGGTTGCAGCTtcgttaaatttaaaaaaagtataaaagagccattacaaagatgaaattacATAAGTACCCCTTTGTTTGTTAATGGCGTTTATATAAATCATATGAAGTGTGATATTGCATGTGGTGGTTTTAAAAGTGCGATACTGCAAGTGGTGTCTCACCAAAAGTGCAGGCACACAATGCATTTTACTCTAATCTTTTTTAACCTAAATAAGAAGGCACATAAGAAAAGCACTACATGACACTACATCATGTAGTGTTTATAATCTTTTTGACCTAAGGAGACACATAACAAACAGCTAGAAACTTAAGGACGATCCTAATGGAGAAGACTTATGACCCTGATGGGAGAAGATACAACGTAAAACTAACGGATCCTAATGGTAGAAAATGTAACATTACGTTTTCGAAGCCCAAACAACACAATCCCATATGAAAATATCTCCTAACCTTAGCAAAATCCCCTCAAAGCTAGTTGTGTTCACCAGTTTTTAAAAATGTGATATTTCAGTCCTTAATTCTCCAAATTAGAGCCTTTCCTCCATTTCCAACAAAATGTACTTTTGTGCGAACAAATTAGTTTTGGAATTTTAATCAAATGCTAGTTCTGTCTTTTCAAAACATAACAATAAAACAATTCtctgatgaaaaaaaaaaaaaaaccattatTATCAGGTGAGGAATCtaactattattttaaaaaacagaaCAAGGTAAAGAGAAATCTAACTCTCCAATACGTTTACTACTTATCCAGGCACACTAAAAAGAATCATAAAACATAATCGCTAAGAAAGAACGACAAATACAAGCTGTCCTCTGAACGACAAATTTTTCCGGGTAAACCTAAAGGCTAGAGCTAATCAACCAGCATGCGCTAACAAGGTCAGCTGGAACTAGGTTATACACCACACCGATATTTGTTGAACTAACGGCAACACTCATATAATAAGCAAATAAGCAGGATACGACAAATTGTCATCATTATCAGTAAACACCgaatccagcagtttgtcaatCATGTCGCTGTTGCTTCAGATGCAGATCCTGTATGAAGCCCATGATAAGTGTCAGCGAATTGGAGCTGATCATGGTACAGAAAAGCAAATTTGACCAAATCTCGATTACAATTTACATTGcataaatttgatttgaataaaCAATATGATGCTGCTCCTGAATCTTGAACAAGATCCACAGTAATCATAAAAAGAGTACCTAAAGCTTATGGACCAAGAAGAATACTTTTCCTGATTATTTTAACCGTCTATTTTCATCTATAAAACCCCAGCTAACTTATGTCAACGTATGCGATGTATATACAACTTGTTGTGTATTAATAAAAGTACTCACTTGAGAAAGTGATGGTATAGCCAAGCAGTAAAAGCTTATCCTTTGCCGATCCCAGGTTTTGGGTTCAATTCCCTCTCACTCGAAGATTATCTCAGAATGTATACTACTCTATGAGCCTATAAGCTTTACAAAAATCCTTTGCCGATCCCAGGTTTAGGGTTTAATTCTCCTACTCTATGAGCCTATAAGctttacaaaacaaaaaagtaCTCACTTGTGCGGTTAATGTTGCGGCAAAAGTTGCTACCGCACAGGCACTCAAATGTGCTGATAGGACGATCatgatcatcaaaatcaataccATAATCCTGCAAGTAACATAATTGTAATGGCTGTTTGACAAAGAAAATGCATACAATAAACTAGATGTACAAGACCAATTTTGCTGGAAGTTAACTACAAAAAAGTAACATTAATGAGATAACAAAGCAGTTAACAAGTGGCTGAACTACATGcataagcaagaagcaaacatattaaaacaattttagattcagtcaaaaacaaaattttagaaaatgcaTCAATATTAAAGAATTTTGAATTAAGCTCCAAAAACAATAGAGGCAGATAAAGAACAAAAGTTGGTGTCAACTAAAGGTGTATATTCCGCAAATTACAAACAAAATCAGATCTATATAGGCTgtaatttctatatattttggtcattttagtTTGATCTGGATATAACATCCTATGACATTCACTTTTCAGTATTAAACTCTGGTGAACTTGAGCTTATATACAGACAAAACAATCTTATCTGAACTGGTAaaatagtgagataattaataAAACCATGGTGTGCTTGTTAAGTAGTTAGGCCATCCATGTGCTAAACTGGTAAAAGTTGATCGGTGGAGGTCCACATTAATTTCCATTTTTGACACTAATCGGCTCGATGATTGAGAAAAAACTTGGATAAACAACCTAAATGGAAGAagaggagggggggggggggggggggggggggggggtaaagGGGTAAAAGTAACATGATGGAATAATCACTAACGATAATCCCAGATATCTACAAATATTTGCCAACATACTTACCCATGTTAGCTCTTCCAAAGCTTTCACCTCTCTTGTTGTGAAGAAGGCTAGCTGTGATCAAAAGAAATAAACTACTAAATATGTACTGCACACCATTAGTACACATGTAAATAAACAATACAGCAACTAACAAGACTCCTCACATGGTAATAGTGGCGATCTGGAGTCTCTACCTCCACAGGGATTTCAATCAAATTTGAGTCGACACACCTACAAAACCAGATATTAGctaaaacatttaaaatatggAAAGGCAACTAAACATGGATTATTATAGAACTTCAAGAAAGGCATCTAGTATGGAACTTAGGAAAATGTTGATGGAGAATAACAAGTACGAATGAAATAACTCAGATTTTGTGGCAAAATACAAGGaacaaaaattaagatttaaaaaaaaactaagattataaatatattagtattacCTAGACgaggtaaaataatttttgtagaTGAGGTAGTACAAAAACCAAAATGCACATACAGGACACTTCACAGGAAATTGTATCAAGGTGATTCTTTGGCAGGTTGAGCTGCATGCATGTGTTCTCTCAGGGACATGATGGTTTGGATGAAAAGAAGAGAATAAAGATATGATCCTTTTGATCAAATGCCATAATCAGACTTGTATTAACAGTTATAAGAAATTCAGCGCAAAAAAGTAAATcagattaaatatatataataaaaatgattagcAACTTATAAATATGATGGCAAATATGCAGACAACGATGCCCAACATTATTACTTACCTATGGTTGATGAACCTTGCAACATTACCATAATGGGTTGCATCCAAGCAGAGTGCTTCTTCATCCTTTAACACTATCTTTGTACTCCAATTAGCATCAAGAGGCACAGAATATTGATGAGATCCAGTGTTGCGGCCTTGCAAGACTCGATCACAAAGCTCAGAATTCGTTATCACTTCTCCTACATACTCACAAACAAAAGCCCCTTTGGGCAGACTCTCTAGGGTGCGAAGCCCCCAACCTTTTCCTCCAACTGTCATAAACACCTAATACATATAACAAAGAAAGTTATTAACATTTTGTTTGTTTAGTAGATGGAGGAGAAAACCAAGATAGCATATTATCACATCAGAACCCAAGAATTGAGGAGATGCGAATACAATCATTTATACTAACTTGTAACTTGCGATCTATTCCACGTTGTACAACGCGATTGCCACAGTTTTTACTGCAACCACATTTCCACCAGCATTCTTTAATAAACTTCCTCATTAGGTGACCCTTGCATGATTCTATtttttcctcatttttcaaTCTCTCCAAGGGACATTCCTTGCAAAGTAGTAGTATCTGATTCTGAGGTTCACGTTTTATAGAAATGCACTCTTCTAAAAGCTTCTCCTTAACAAGGCCTTCCGATGTGTATGCATACTCGCCATTATTTTCATCTGCACATGCACAAGGAGTGGATGATGATAGACAGTCACCCGAACATTTCGAACAACAACTCTCTCTAATATGAGCGAGAGAGATGTTCACATGAGCTTTTTGAAAAATCACATTTTCAGGTATGTAGTTGAACGATAGTTGACATTCGCTATTGATTTCATTTTGCAAATAAACCACAACTTTTTCCTGTCCCTTAGACAAGTCATTAACATCATGCACAGAATTCCCATTATTCAGCATAGCTTGAGGCTTCTGGACAGCCATTAGACTCTGACAGTTAGTTGAATTGTTGACTGTAAGTGCTCTGTCTGAGTTGACTTCGTAATGATTCACCATTCTGTTATCATGAGGTGGTGAACCATTCATACCGCTGCATGGTGGAAGAGATATTGGTTCCTGAGGGGAAACTACCGCAGCATCAGGCTGAATGTTGTCTGCTCCATTTAAAGGCGGTGGTACATACTGTACTTCAGGTTTCCCCAGAGTTGAACAATCGCTTACAGAAACACCCGTATCCCCACACGGTGCAGTAGTGACATCAAAGTCTGGATTAGATCTACATTGACTTTTAACCAGCTCTGAATTAATTCTCTTTTCACTTGCAAAATCAGGAATATCATTGTTCTCATCATTATCAATTACTGAATGGAATGATAGCACTGTTTGACCAGTTGGATCAGGTACAGAAACATTTTCAACAGTAGAGCGTCCATCTGGTAATGGCTCTGCCAAATATGGGAAAAAACAGACATTTTAGTGAGGAAACACAGTAGCTCAATTCTAAATATAATCAAGACACAAAAACATTAACCAGTGAAAATGCACTTGGAATAATGGCATTATTTGCAATTCTTCCTGGTAGAAGAGGAAACAGAAGTCAACTCTGTTTCCAGATTCCATCAAACTGttaataaatattcaaaattaaccAGGATTTTTACAGATTGATCATGAAAACAATACATGAGTTATAACTAGTCCAAACAACAAGAGCCtactattaaataattaaaaaacaaatcaaacaaaaactaATATCTGGGGTTAAGCCAGAAACATTCTATCAAGTACAGATCAACTTTTTTcttactaaaaatatatatatttatcacataaaatattcaaaCGTACAAGTAAATGTGAGGATGAGATTAAAAGCACCAAACAGCTAACATCCAACACAAAGATAAATACAAGTTTCACATATCCATGCTAATATCACTTTAACATATACAAGCCAAAAGGCCCAAACGGTTGATATGCTACTCTGGCTTCATGGAGATCAGAGTCATAAGTTCAATCATAGATATCATAGATCTTGTATGGCCTACACCAAAAATTTGGTGTTGACTAGACACtggtataaaaaaaaaattattgatctGTAGACCTTATGTAAATAATGGTATAGCAATTATACAGTAATTTActtaattcatataaatatcaggACTGAACTGGAAGATAAAGGAACATAAGGTCTACCAGGATGAACTGCTGTAGCTGCAACATCAGCATGTAGCTTTTCATCTATAGACGAACTATCGTTTAATTTTGTCAAAGCATAACCATTTGGAACCTTTTTTGGAGGAAGAGAAATTACAGCATCCACCTTTGGCTCCCTAATGGTCACACCATGAGAAGAAGACCTCTCAGAAAACAACCTGAAATCTTTTGGAGTATCTTCAGGTAGGAGCGGCTCCTTTCCTTTGTCTTTGGAACGTATAAGAGATGAATGAGATGGAACAGATATTACTGGAGCTCCTGCTTCACTTGAAACAGGTTGCTTCCCTTTATCTTTAGCAAGTGGCTGTAAAGATACCGACTGAGGTTCAGGATTTGTAATTTCCCGTGCACTTGCTTCATCTGCCTCAACTTTTGGCTTTTTGAATTCACCAACACCTAAGTCAGGGCTACCGTCTatcaaagaagaagaaagatgatTATCTTGGTGCTTTAATCGCAACCTTTTTAAAGGACGGTCAGGCTCATCATGCTCTAAATTTTCATCATCCTGGTCAAAACAATGTAAATTAGGATGCACTGGTCAAGTTGCACAAAACTAGTACAtaaatgaagaaaagaaaattacttACATTAGAATTCCCaaggtttttgtttttttctgaTGCTGCCTGGAGATTGGAATGCACAATAAGGAATTTTAACTTGGATATAAATATAAGTGAACAAGACAGAATGAAAAAACAAGAATGCACCTCCAtttcatctctttcaagtataGCATCTGCAAGAGCACGGTAGTTTTCTTCTTCAATATGTTCCCAGTTTTTGTCATACAGTTTCAACAGATCTTTCAGGACCGGTTTCACTTTATCTTCAAGAATCCCAATAGCCTTCATAGCACGAAAGGCCTTCAAAACTCGTGGATTTGGCGCCATAGCTTAtttgaatgaatttttttaattaagttgCAACTAAGCCAAAGCACCTGCATTCGACTAGTGTGAGATAAAAATATAACAGGAGCATTCTGTGTGCAATATGTAACAAGggaattgaaaaaaattatgaaagtgAAGTGCTAAGTAATGTGAAATACAGAATTAGAAAAAACATGGTATGTAACTAATGTGTGTCTTGTTCTTATACGTAACTAATGTGTGTCTTGTTTTTAGTACTCTATACCTGATATCTTAATTATCAAGGTATCAAAACCAATATTGTGAACAAAACATAAAAACTTTTAACTACTCTAAGGTACTGTTTGGTATTGTTGTTGAAAACAGCAACTTTTTGTTGAAAAGCAAGTGAAAAAaagtttggtaaatctaaaacaGCTTTTTCAAACAGCAGTTTTTAGCCGAAAAGCTACTTTTAGAAAAAGGAGGTCcgcccatgcttttggaaaaagctacTTTTCAGCTTTGCAAAAAATTGTTGCagatttcactatcaaacctcgccaaaaacattattttttatattataactcaaaataagcaaatatcaaaaaattatcaaatagttatttgatttctacaacagcactttttttaccagcactttttctgacagcacaacAAATTTTAACAACACCCCCGAAACAGACCCTAAGTGGTTATAAATGAGTAATCATGTATATCCACAATGTCTTCATGTAGACGATTAGTTATTTCAGCGAAATCAAGAATTTGCACCTATGACTATAGATTACACCTGCACGCCAAAATCAAGAACTTGCACCTATGACTATAGATTACACCTACAAAGCAAAAATCTGATTCCTTGCTATCTAATATCTGTAAACAGGAAATCATGCAAGAGGAAAAACAAATTCAAATGATATGTTGTCCAAACAATTCAAACAATATGCGAGATATTAAAGAGAAAGAAACAATAAGTTTGGGTAGACTGATTGCAAGAAACCTTTGTTAGCATGAATATGTGTCCAGATGCCAAGTGCCAGAATTGGGTAAAATTTTGATAAGTTTAAACTAATTTTGGTGTAAACAAGTGTCCAGGTGTCTAGACCATACCAATGTCCACGCTCGAGTGTTGAATGTCCGACCAGGGTACTCACAGCAAAATGAAGAgctaatgttatttttaataacattaaACTTCAactcattttaaaaaataaataatcaaagtCACTTCTTCGGTCCATAATAACTAAAAGAAACTAAAAGAAACTAAATGGGAGATGGCACTAGATGGAAGATTGAAAAACACAtgtatgaaaaattatttaattttggtATAAGGAAGATTGCCAAAGAATCCCCAGTGACTCGATCTGACTCAAATCCTTCAACTCTATCGTCGTAAGGTCATGCAACACTTGTTTCTATGATGTCTCTTGATTTTATGCAATGGACTTGTgtgtatacaattcattagtAATAGACACTATTTTATAAATGTAAAATGAATTAAGATTATATAAGTTTTACGTGTCTAGTGTTCAGTCCCTGCACCCTTGTGACTTCGGATACAGTGGGCTATGTGACATGTAACCGCATTCCAAGTACAACAGGGCTGCCCAAACTTCCTGAACTATGCCCTAAATGAGTCTCAACTTAATTTCTCCTCACATGTCTTTACATAAATTAAATACACAGGTTATGGAGAAGAGCTAACATATAAATTTCTACtcataaacaaaaattaaatttaaacaagatAACACTTACAACCCAACCAACCATAAACAACATGCAACCCTTTGAGGAAGACTACGAATATGCAAAGTCAGTGTTGTGAATTGCAATGAACTTGAAACACAACCTTCTCTATCTCCAGATTAGATTACTAGATAGAAAGAAAATATACAGAtaagtttttgttttttctgtttttttgtaGTATATAAATTGAGAGTCTTAGCCTACTTCTATATACTTTCTTGGACGTCACCAAGAGACTTCTAGTTCACTCTctacatataatataaagaatTCGGTCCAAGTAATTTAGTACATGCTCACCTCCTCcaatgttttttatatttactcCTTAATAGATTTGtaatagattaaaaaaaaacttaaaatacataaattaaaaaagaaagtgGAGAGAAAGATGGTGtccttattaatttatttattataaatataacttGAGAGTGGGATAGGGCTCTTTGTAAATGAGGAAAGTGAGGCTCTTGGTGATTAGAGGAGCCACTAAGAGTCGCAGAGCAATATTTCACAATGCACTCCTTTAAATTTACCTTTGGAGATGCAAATAAGGAGCCACTTAGAGTgccataagagcatctccaagagtctCGAAGCCGACTCCTAAAATGTAATACAAATAATGTGGCTCCTTGCAAGTTAGTACATTATTAAGAGTGTCAACAATGCTCATTATACTCATtcccttttttatatattattcatgTTTGAACCAAAAGAGAGGGAAAAGTAGTGGATGAATTGGACGGAGTgaacatttaattattaaacGTTAGGAACTATGTGGAGGCTCTTAAACGAAAGAGTGCTCTTAagtttttaaagagcatctaatGTTGTATTTGGTTGGGAAGAATGAAcagaatggaatgaaataattaaaaataagcaAAAATAATATAGGTGggaagttttaaaaaaaattgagtaaatgcaaaattgttataatgaaatttgagaagaaatggagaatcttcccaaaattggggtgtgatctctagtatagggtttaaggaatggaatggaagaagaaatgaaatttataaacaacTAGATTAGTTCCCTCGCGGATACCCGGTTATAATacacttattttatttaattttaacaaaaataatttaaatatatattaatgatgtgtgttatatatgtaaaataaaaataataaaaatatatagcatacatataaacataagatgtaaataaaatagtataccacaaaatttaaataatattaataaaaaggaattacttttataaatataatacaacTTAATCagtacttttataaaa
Protein-coding regions in this window:
- the LOC108204719 gene encoding probable inactive histone-lysine N-methyltransferase SUVR2 encodes the protein MAPNPRVLKAFRAMKAIGILEDKVKPVLKDLLKLYDKNWEHIEEENYRALADAILERDEMEAASEKNKNLGNSNDDENLEHDEPDRPLKRLRLKHQDNHLSSSLIDGSPDLGVGEFKKPKVEADEASAREITNPEPQSVSLQPLAKDKGKQPVSSEAGAPVISVPSHSSLIRSKDKGKEPLLPEDTPKDFRLFSERSSSHGVTIREPKVDAVISLPPKKVPNGYALTKLNDSSSIDEKLHADVAATAVHPEPLPDGRSTVENVSVPDPTGQTVLSFHSVIDNDENNDIPDFASEKRINSELVKSQCRSNPDFDVTTAPCGDTGVSVSDCSTLGKPEVQYVPPPLNGADNIQPDAAVVSPQEPISLPPCSGMNGSPPHDNRMVNHYEVNSDRALTVNNSTNCQSLMAVQKPQAMLNNGNSVHDVNDLSKGQEKVVVYLQNEINSECQLSFNYIPENVIFQKAHVNISLAHIRESCCSKCSGDCLSSSTPCACADENNGEYAYTSEGLVKEKLLEECISIKREPQNQILLLCKECPLERLKNEEKIESCKGHLMRKFIKECWWKCGCSKNCGNRVVQRGIDRKLQVFMTVGGKGWGLRTLESLPKGAFVCEYVGEVITNSELCDRVLQGRNTGSHQYSVPLDANWSTKIVLKDEEALCLDATHYGNVARFINHRCVDSNLIEIPVEVETPDRHYYHLAFFTTREVKALEELTWDYGIDFDDHDRPISTFECLCGSNFCRNINRTRSASEATAT